TAAGGAGAGGCGGAATTTCCGGGATTTACTGCCCGAAAATCTGCCTGAAAATTAAATTTATCAGCTTTTTTAGGCACAAAATCCGCTGCGGCACGGAAGAATCACGCATCCATCCCCTGTAGTCATCACAGCATCTCTTCTGCTCTTATTGCGGTAGAAAGTCAGACCTTTCAGACCTTTTCTCCACCCGTAATAGATTGCATCAATGACATCGTCAGTGCCGGAGTGTTCAGGAAGCATGACCGTCTTGCTTACTGCGGCATGTACATGGTCCTGAAAAACCGCCTGCATATCGATATGTGCCTTCCAGCCGATCTCATCTGCCACCTTAAAGAGTGCCCTGAAATCTTCAGGGAGGCTTTCAAGCCCGGAAATAGACCCTTTACTGTAAGCCTCAGATATAATTCCGGATTTATCCTTTAGAAACCCGGAATCAAGAGCCTTTGAGAAGAGAGGATGAACAATAAAATATTCACGGGAGGCAAGATGCCTTCTCAGGTAAGCCAGGCCGAATAACGGTTCAATTCCGGACGAACATCCGGCAATAAGGCTTATAGAACCAGTGGGCGCAATTGCCGTTGTCGTTGCGTTTCTCACCGGAAACTCCCAGATACTCCCCCCAATTGCGGGAAATGCCCCTTTTTCTTCTGCAATAATTCTGCTCTCCCCGACAGATTCAGATTCAATAAGCGACATTATACCCCCTGCCGCCTGGAGTGCTCCGGGACTCTCATACGGAATGCCGAGTTTTATCAGCATGTCATGAAATCCCATAACCCCAAGACCGATCTTTCTCGTCTTAAGGGTTGCATCTTCAATCTCTTTTAACGGATAACGGTTTTTATCAATGACATTGTCAAGAAAACAAACGGCAGTCCTGACAGATTTTTTTAAGAGGTCATACCGGAATTCTCCGGACGATACAAATTCGGAGAGGTTGAGGCTGCCAAGGTTGCAGCTCTCAAACGGAAGAAGAGGCTCTTCACCGCAGGGGTTTACCGCGTCAATCACGCCAAGTCCGGGCACTTTATTCTTCCGGTTGACTGTATCCCGGAAGAGGATGCCCGGTTCTCCGTTTCTGATGATATTTCCGGCTATAATTTCAAGGATACCATCATCCGGCGATCTCATGAAACTGTCATCGGCCATTACGGAGATATTGAAATTTCTAAGACGGCCTTCCGCCCTCTTGGAATTTATGAACGGAATAATATCAGGATGGTCAACATCCAGAATACCGATGTTTGCACCTCTTCTGCGCCCGCCCTGTTTAATAACACCTGTGGCAGAATCAAAAATCTTTATGAATGATACAGGCCCTGAGGCTTTACCGCCCGGAAATCCGGCCTGAGAACCTGACGGTCTTATGGATGAGAAATTAAAACCGGTGCCGCCGCCGCTTTTATGAATAATAGCGGAATTTTTCAGGGTTTCAAATATCTCCCTTATGCTGTCCCCTACCGGAAGGACAAAGCAGGCTGACAACTGCCCTTTACCAGAGCCTGCATTCATGAGAGTCGGAGAGTTTGGCAGGAATTTTTTAGAGAGCATTATCTCTTCAAATTCATTCTTCTCCTCATCACACGCCCCGATATATCCGGCCACACGCCTGCACATATCACAGTATCCGGACTCGCCGGGCAGGAGATAGCGTGCCCTGAGGAGATCTCCTGATATTTCATCATATGACCGGAGAATAAAAACCACCTGATTTTCCAGTCACCCGGAAAGAATAAATAAGTACCTGGCAGGAGTGAATGAGACCCTGTATCACACTGATTGCCAAAAAAAGTTAACAGAGAAGGAGAGAATATAATTAAAACCGGATATTATGGATACAAAAGAGAATATAGAAAGAATATCATCTGAAATGCTTTCAATTGAAATGAGAGGGGCACTTGCCGAATACCTTGCAGTAGAACTGCTTAAGTTCAGCATGTACGATCTCCAGATGATCGGTGCAAGGGTGAGGTACGATATTGAGATTCTGCCTGAAATCTACAGGAAGAAACTGAGGCCATATGCTGAAGAATGGTTCTTCGGGCGCTATCATCAACTTATCACGAAGTACCGTGACGGTGATTTCTCAAAGTACAGCGGACCGGTTCATGACATTGACACATACAGAAATTTCTGCATGATGATTCCAGAAGGGTGCTTCAAATCAGATGTAAATCTCCCGTCATTCATACCCGATGACAGATATCCGTCATTCAGCCTTTTTTACTATCTCCTGAATGCATATGCCATGTTTGTACTTGAAGAACCCGGACATCCGGTTGGGACACCATTCCCGGGCGGA
The sequence above is a segment of the Methanoplanus limicola DSM 2279 genome. Coding sequences within it:
- a CDS encoding DUF2115 domain-containing protein, with protein sequence MDTKENIERISSEMLSIEMRGALAEYLAVELLKFSMYDLQMIGARVRYDIEILPEIYRKKLRPYAEEWFFGRYHQLITKYRDGDFSKYSGPVHDIDTYRNFCMMIPEGCFKSDVNLPSFIPDDRYPSFSLFYYLLNAYAMFVLEEPGHPVGTPFPGGAVVRKTAGKYYCPIREKEEEIPNSICNFCPALQDPDYL
- a CDS encoding ribonucleotide reductase N-terminal alpha domain-containing protein: MVFILRSYDEISGDLLRARYLLPGESGYCDMCRRVAGYIGACDEEKNEFEEIMLSKKFLPNSPTLMNAGSGKGQLSACFVLPVGDSIREIFETLKNSAIIHKSGGGTGFNFSSIRPSGSQAGFPGGKASGPVSFIKIFDSATGVIKQGGRRRGANIGILDVDHPDIIPFINSKRAEGRLRNFNISVMADDSFMRSPDDGILEIIAGNIIRNGEPGILFRDTVNRKNKVPGLGVIDAVNPCGEEPLLPFESCNLGSLNLSEFVSSGEFRYDLLKKSVRTAVCFLDNVIDKNRYPLKEIEDATLKTRKIGLGVMGFHDMLIKLGIPYESPGALQAAGGIMSLIESESVGESRIIAEEKGAFPAIGGSIWEFPVRNATTTAIAPTGSISLIAGCSSGIEPLFGLAYLRRHLASREYFIVHPLFSKALDSGFLKDKSGIISEAYSKGSISGLESLPEDFRALFKVADEIGWKAHIDMQAVFQDHVHAAVSKTVMLPEHSGTDDVIDAIYYGWRKGLKGLTFYRNKSRRDAVMTTGDGCVILPCRSGFCA